The Budorcas taxicolor isolate Tak-1 chromosome 18, Takin1.1, whole genome shotgun sequence genome window below encodes:
- the PPP2R1A gene encoding serine/threonine-protein phosphatase 2A 65 kDa regulatory subunit A alpha isoform — MAAADGDDSLYPIAVLIDELRNEDVQLRLNSIKKLSTIALALGVERTRSELLPFLTDTIYDEDEVLLALAEQLGTFTTLVGGPEYVHCLLPPLESLATVEETVVRDKAVESLRAISHEHSPSDLEAHFVPLVKRLAGGDWFTSRTSACGLFSVCYPRVSSAVKAELRQYFRNLCSDDTPMVRRAAASKLGEFAKVLELDNVKSEIIPMFSNLASDEQDSVRLLAVEACVNIAQLLPQEDLEALVMPTLRQAAEDKSWRVRYMVADKFTELQKAVGPEITKTDLVPAFQNLMKDCEAEVRAAASHKVKEFCENLSADCRENVIMTQILPCIKELVSDANQHVKSALASVIMGLSPILGKDSTIEHLLPLFLAQLKDECPEVRLNIISNLDCVNEVIGIRQLSQSLLPAIVELAEDAKWRVRLAIIEYMPLLAGQLGVEFFDEKLNSLCMAWLVDHVYAIREAATSNLKKLVEKFGKEWAHATIIPKVLAMSGDPNYLHRMTTLFCINVLSEVCGQDITTKHMLPTVLRMAGDPVANVRFNVAKSLQKIGPILDNSTLQSEVKPVLEKLTQDQDVDVKYFAQEALTVLSLA, encoded by the exons CTTCGCCTCAACAGCATCAAGAAGCTGTCCACCATTGCCTTGGCCCTCGGGGTTGAAAGGACCCGCAGTGAGCTTCTGCCCTTCCTTACAG ATACCATCTACGATGAGGATGAGGTCCTCTTGGCCCTGGCGGAGCAGCTGGGCACCTTCACCACTCTGGTCGGAGGCCCCGAGTACGTGCACTGCCTGCTG CCGCCCTTGGAGTCGCTGGCCACGGTGGAGGAGACGGTGGTGCGGGATAAGGCAGTGGAGTCCCTGCGGGCCATCTCGCACGAGCACTCCCCCTCCGACCTCGAGGCCCACTTTGTGCCCCTGGTGAAGCGGCTGGCGGGCGGCGACTGGTTCACCTCCCGCACCTCAGCCTGCGGCCTCTTCTCTGTCTGCTACCCCCGCGTGTCCAGTGCCGTCAAGGCGGAGCTTCGACA GTACTTCCGGAACCTGTGCTCAGATGACACCCCCATGGTGCGGCGGGCCGCAGCCTCTAAGCTGGGGGAGTTCGCCAAGGTGCTGGAGCTGGACAACGTCAAGAGCGAGATCATCCCCATGTTCTCCAACCTGGCCTCTGACGAGCAG GACTCGGTGCGGCTGCTAGCGGTGGAGGCATGCGTGAACATCGCCCAGCTCCTGCCCCAGGAGGACCTGGAGGCCTTGGTGATGCCCACCCTGCGCCAGGCTGCTGAGGACAAGTCTTGGCGTGTCCGTTACATGGTGGCCGACAAGTTCACGGAG CTCCAGAAAGCGGTGGGGCCTGAGATCACCAAGACAGACCTGGTCCCTGCCTTCCAGAACCTGATGAAAGACTGTGAGGCCGAGGTGAGGGCCGCCGCCTCCCACAAGGTCAAAG AATTCTGTGAAAATCTCTCCGCTGACTGTCGGGAGAATGTGATCATGACCCAGATCTTGCCCTGCATCAAG GAGCTGGTGTCTGACGCCAACCAGCACGTCAAGTCGGCGCTGGCCTCCGTCATCATGGGCCTCTCCCCGATCCTGGGCAAAGACAGCACCATCGAGCACCTCCTGCCCCTCTTCCTGGCCCAGCTGAAGGACGAG TGTCCGGAGGTGCGGCTGAACATCATCTCTAACCTGGACTGCGTGAACGAGGTGATCGGCATCCGGCAGCTGTCGCAGTCCCTGCTCCCTGCCATCGTGGAGCTGGCGGAGGATGCCAAGTGGCGGGTGCGGCTGGCCATCATTGAGTATATGCCTCTGCTGGCGGGACAGCTG GGGGTGGAGTTCTTTGATGAGAAACTCAACTCCTTGTGCATGGCCTGGCTTGTGGATCATG tCTATGCCATCCGCGAGGCGGCCACCAGCAACCTGAAGAAGCTGGTGGAGAAGTTCGGGAAGGAGTGGGCCCACGCGACTATCATCCCCAAGGTCTTGGCCATGTCTGGGGACCCCAACTACCTTCACCGCATGACCACACTCTTCTGTATCAAT GTGCTGTCCGAGGTCTGCGGGCAGGACATCACCACCAAGCACATGTTGCCCACCGTGCTGCGCATGGCCGGGGACCCTGTCGCCAATGTCCGCTTCAACGTGGCCAAGTCCCTGCAGAAGATCGGGCCCATCCTGGACAACAG CACACTGCAGAGTGAGGTCAAGCCCGTCCTCGAGAAGCTGACCCAGGACCAGGACGTGGACGTCAAGTACTTTGCCCAGGAGGCTCTGACTG TTCTGTCTCTTGCCTGA